From a region of the Streptomyces tirandamycinicus genome:
- a CDS encoding YwqJ-related putative deaminase, translating into MHTAPQPSPAATTGDPRLSWSSAESAVRPPALRFRRDGILPTVAAALSVRGTTLTCTAARGDQTPDLHPLVQDFLDTLTSGQRERFTGRCPEAILLSRHIGATDAARSKRARRKPLTPGEARRSLKHAKLTTRRIREDGDPLHGSYAAPCRSCAAMLAHFGVRTVEPAQTENG; encoded by the coding sequence ATGCACACGGCACCGCAACCGTCGCCGGCAGCCACAACAGGCGACCCCAGGCTCAGCTGGAGCAGCGCGGAGTCCGCAGTCCGCCCGCCCGCACTCCGCTTCCGCCGCGACGGAATCCTGCCCACCGTCGCCGCCGCGCTCTCCGTCCGCGGCACGACCCTCACCTGCACCGCGGCCAGAGGAGACCAGACGCCCGACCTCCACCCGCTCGTACAGGACTTCCTCGACACCCTCACCAGCGGCCAGCGCGAGCGCTTCACCGGCCGATGCCCCGAAGCCATCCTGCTCTCCCGCCACATCGGCGCCACCGACGCCGCACGATCCAAACGCGCCCGGCGGAAACCACTCACCCCCGGCGAAGCCCGCCGCTCCCTCAAGCACGCCAAACTCACCACCCGGCGCATCCGGGAGGACGGCGACCCCCTCCACGGCAGCTACGCCGCCCCCTGCCGCTCCTGCGCGGCGATGCTCGCCCACTTCGGCGTACGCACCGTCGAACCCGCCCAGACCGAGAACGGCTGA
- a CDS encoding SUKH-3 domain-containing protein: MPDHPLSTTRFPVAVDAALRDAGWQPGRWDIKLAEHWADTLRAHVSPGGHRHTVFPAAVEAWAEFGALHITPPGPGRQTAPAALRLDPLAGLHLARTLGDLGRALDTEIAPLGEELGEEGDAQAVLAVDARGRVYSVDHTGDWYLGPDLDQALITLVNGNQPARLTMP; this comes from the coding sequence ATGCCCGACCACCCCCTCAGCACCACCCGATTCCCCGTCGCCGTCGACGCGGCCCTGCGCGACGCGGGATGGCAGCCGGGCCGCTGGGACATCAAACTCGCCGAGCACTGGGCCGACACCCTCCGCGCCCACGTCTCCCCCGGCGGCCACCGGCACACCGTCTTCCCGGCCGCCGTCGAAGCCTGGGCCGAGTTCGGCGCCCTCCACATCACCCCGCCCGGACCCGGCCGCCAGACGGCACCCGCGGCCCTCCGCCTCGACCCCCTCGCCGGACTCCACCTCGCCCGCACCCTCGGCGATCTCGGCCGCGCACTCGACACCGAGATCGCGCCCCTCGGAGAAGAACTCGGAGAAGAAGGCGACGCACAAGCCGTCCTCGCCGTCGACGCCCGAGGCCGCGTCTACAGCGTCGACCACACCGGCGACTGGTACCTCGGCCCCGACCTCGACCAGGCGCTCATCACCCTCGTCAACGGCAACCAGCCGGCACGCCTCACCATGCCCTGA